In one Bacteroidota bacterium genomic region, the following are encoded:
- the fliP gene encoding flagellar type III secretion system pore protein FliP (The bacterial flagellar biogenesis protein FliP forms a type III secretion system (T3SS)-type pore required for flagellar assembly.), with protein MTRRLLLMVLACVVLAGALYAQNKPMPLPKLSVEVGKTANPEDVSITLQILFLMTILSLAPALLILTTAFTRIIVVFHFLKQAMGTTQMPPSQVLIGLALFLTFFVMAPTWNKVNDSALQPYFQKKITLEEAYDKGVEPIREFMFKQTREEDLGLFLRLSNLDKPKSREEVPTYALVPAYAISELRVGFQIGFMLFIPFIIIDMVVASILMSMGMMMLPPAMISMPFKILLFVLIDGWHLVVKSLMQSFQ; from the coding sequence ATGACGAGAAGATTGCTGCTCATGGTTCTTGCGTGTGTTGTTCTCGCGGGCGCGTTGTATGCCCAGAACAAACCCATGCCGCTTCCAAAACTCTCGGTCGAAGTGGGCAAAACGGCGAATCCGGAAGATGTGTCCATCACGCTTCAGATTCTGTTCCTGATGACTATTCTTTCTCTTGCCCCGGCGCTTCTTATTCTGACAACCGCGTTCACACGCATCATTGTGGTGTTTCATTTTCTGAAACAAGCAATGGGAACGACACAAATGCCTCCCTCACAGGTTCTTATCGGGCTGGCGTTGTTTCTTACATTCTTCGTAATGGCTCCGACGTGGAACAAGGTAAACGATTCCGCCCTTCAACCGTATTTTCAGAAGAAGATAACTCTTGAGGAAGCGTACGACAAAGGCGTTGAACCGATTCGTGAGTTCATGTTCAAACAAACGCGGGAGGAAGACTTGGGATTGTTCCTCCGTCTGTCAAATCTCGACAAGCCCAAGAGCCGCGAGGAAGTGCCGACGTATGCTTTGGTGCCGGCATATGCCATCAGCGAGTTGCGCGTCGGGTTTCAGATAGGGTTCATGCTGTTCATTCCGTTCATCATTATTGACATGGTGGTTGCGAGTATTCTCATGTCGATGGGTATGATGATGTTGCCGCCGGCAATGATCTCAATGCCGTTCAAGATATTGCTATTTGTTCTGATTGATGGATGGCACCTCGTCGTAAAATCGCTGATGCAGAGCTTTCAGTAA
- a CDS encoding flagellar biosynthetic protein FliO, whose amino-acid sequence MVKSLLSLGAVILLMIGVVVVMKKYMYGRQSSSSQIVEMKVIGTLMIQPKRSVSVIKVMDKVLVIGVSEEGMHSLGEISDATSLSQIDERLAGESAQGGWFTRKPSQSTSVSFADALKAQISKVAAKGV is encoded by the coding sequence GTGGTGAAGTCTCTTCTCTCTCTCGGTGCCGTCATTTTGCTGATGATCGGTGTTGTGGTCGTGATGAAGAAGTACATGTACGGACGTCAATCCTCATCATCCCAAATCGTTGAGATGAAGGTGATTGGAACGTTGATGATTCAGCCTAAACGCTCGGTCAGTGTGATCAAGGTAATGGACAAAGTTCTCGTGATAGGCGTGTCGGAAGAAGGGATGCACTCGCTGGGCGAAATCAGCGACGCAACAAGTCTGAGTCAAATCGACGAGCGGCTTGCCGGTGAGTCTGCACAAGGCGGTTGGTTTACAAGAAAACCCTCGCAATCAACCTCCGTTTCATTTGCCGATGCGCTCAAGGCGCAAATCAGCAAAGTGGCGGCGAAAGGGGTCTGA
- the fliN gene encoding flagellar motor switch protein FliN gives MDQIKDEEILKFPPRQQEAEKANEQTEGEARLFPYSTGDVEMQKASFQPLDQTTEPGAGDRDKKLDLIMGINLSVSVELGRTNIEIRRILDMKRGSIIEFDRMAGEPVDIIVNGTKMAEGEVVVIDKHFAIRVTSLVGTAERIKGLGS, from the coding sequence ATGGATCAAATTAAGGATGAAGAAATCCTGAAGTTTCCTCCGCGCCAACAGGAAGCTGAGAAGGCGAATGAGCAAACGGAGGGTGAAGCCCGTCTGTTTCCTTATTCCACAGGTGATGTGGAAATGCAGAAGGCAAGTTTCCAGCCGTTGGATCAGACAACGGAACCCGGCGCGGGCGATCGGGACAAGAAGCTTGACCTGATTATGGGAATCAATCTGTCTGTCTCCGTTGAGCTTGGCCGGACGAACATCGAGATTCGACGAATTCTCGACATGAAACGCGGCTCGATTATCGAATTCGATAGAATGGCCGGCGAGCCTGTTGATATCATTGTCAACGGAACAAAGATGGCTGAAGGCGAAGTCGTGGTTATCGACAAACATTTTGCCATCCGCGTAACAAGTCTCGTCGGGACAGCGGAACGCATAAAGGGACTGGGTTCCTGA
- the fliM gene encoding flagellar motor switch protein FliM — MAGILSQQEIDSLLSGMKKGDEATDANPGTDREILPFDFQIPNRISKRQLQALNAVYTTFAEAFGSYLLSSLQARVSVSVTDVQQMFYSQYLASTTKPSCLYVFRMGESEAQGVLELSPSLVLAVIARMLGGTADPNLPPRSITKIEQNITRGIVLRALADMDRAWATIIDRKFELERYETEGDFLQIAPTSEIVLVVSFELTIDGQPYTMNICLPTFAFEDILAKLHVQHSAGVDSSPGHTESRVVVMKTLETTRLPLVCMLGDTTLTVQQLMNLEPGDVLLTDTTTTSDLRIELDGTTRALGKPGISNGRAAVKLTQILSDTTNQEEGQHGSN, encoded by the coding sequence ATGGCGGGCATACTCTCACAACAGGAAATTGACAGTCTTCTTTCGGGAATGAAGAAGGGAGACGAGGCGACGGATGCAAATCCCGGAACTGACCGCGAAATCCTTCCTTTCGACTTCCAGATTCCGAACCGGATTTCGAAACGACAGTTGCAAGCGTTGAATGCCGTGTATACAACATTTGCGGAGGCGTTCGGCTCTTACCTGCTGTCAAGCCTGCAAGCCCGGGTCTCGGTCAGTGTGACGGATGTGCAGCAGATGTTCTACTCGCAATATCTTGCATCCACGACAAAGCCGAGTTGCCTGTATGTTTTTCGGATGGGCGAATCCGAGGCACAGGGCGTTTTGGAATTGAGTCCATCACTGGTCCTTGCCGTTATAGCACGAATGCTTGGGGGAACTGCCGATCCGAATTTGCCTCCCCGCTCCATCACGAAGATTGAACAGAACATTACCCGCGGAATTGTTCTCCGTGCTCTTGCCGATATGGATCGTGCCTGGGCGACAATCATCGACCGGAAATTCGAGTTGGAACGCTATGAGACCGAAGGCGACTTTCTTCAGATCGCTCCGACAAGTGAGATTGTTCTCGTTGTATCGTTCGAACTGACTATCGACGGGCAGCCGTATACTATGAACATCTGCCTTCCAACCTTTGCTTTTGAAGATATTCTTGCCAAACTCCACGTGCAACACTCTGCCGGCGTGGATTCGAGTCCCGGCCATACCGAATCCCGCGTCGTCGTTATGAAGACATTGGAAACCACAAGGCTTCCCCTCGTGTGCATGCTTGGCGACACGACACTTACAGTGCAGCAATTGATGAATTTGGAGCCCGGCGACGTGTTGCTCACCGATACAACGACGACAAGCGATCTTCGCATCGAACTTGACGGCACAACGCGTGCTCTCGGAAAGCCGGGAATCTCCAACGGACGGGCGGCAGTGAAGTTAACTCAAATACTATCAGATACCACTAATCAGGAAGAAGGTCAACATGGATCAAATTAA
- a CDS encoding flagellar basal body-associated FliL family protein codes for MADEKPTPEQPAETPESKKDGLGKRILIFGIPVFLVQFVVVYFLVAKFVVPVAAQNQTEPAVEQSGHEQEAAKTDKKESKEQHIYAVKDLIINPAATNGQRYLLTTIAFDLSSNDALKSLEKKEMAVRDALNSILTSKTMDQLIDVSKRESLREEIAGKVANLVDHGTLQSVYFSKYIIQ; via the coding sequence ATGGCAGACGAGAAACCCACACCTGAACAACCCGCAGAAACACCCGAAAGCAAAAAGGACGGCCTCGGCAAGAGGATACTGATATTCGGCATTCCTGTTTTCCTTGTGCAGTTTGTCGTTGTCTATTTTCTGGTTGCAAAGTTCGTCGTTCCGGTTGCGGCACAAAACCAGACTGAACCCGCCGTGGAGCAATCAGGTCACGAACAGGAAGCCGCGAAAACCGACAAAAAGGAATCGAAAGAGCAGCATATCTATGCGGTTAAGGATCTCATCATCAATCCGGCCGCAACAAACGGCCAACGCTACCTCCTTACAACGATAGCATTCGACTTGAGCAGCAACGACGCGTTGAAGAGTCTGGAGAAAAAGGAGATGGCTGTACGTGATGCTCTCAACTCGATACTCACAAGCAAAACGATGGATCAGTTGATTGATGTCTCGAAGCGTGAGAGTCTGCGCGAAGAGATCGCCGGTAAGGTCGCAAATCTCGTGGATCATGGAACGCTTCAGAGTGTGTACTTCAGTAAATATATCATCCAATAA